The genomic stretch tgtatcaaacaataatgcaaatctgcttaagtaagggaTTTCTGTTTTCTATGAAgaaactaacatgtttgccaaaaTCCAGCTTGTTCAGCAAGGGGCCCGGGTCAAGGtgaaggcatgacctgagaggtaagctgttgcagaagatattataaaatgcatgcatggtattggataatataaaatgcatgtaTGTTATTGGATAAGGAGTAATGTAGAAAAGAGAACAAGGGGCACATATGGGAAGTGAGATAAAGTAAGTGGATATAATTAACTTGATATTGCAAAAGGAAAATAGATGGACTTGTTCTCAGCTGAACAGTGAGCCTCAATAAGCAGAAGTAACTGTTGTCTCCAGATGTCTGATCTTCCTTGAACTGTCTGATCTTTCCTTGAACTGTGTGATGTCTGGTGCATTTCTGGCTATAAGAGATGTATGTACGTGTttctcggggagcagaacacgagacgcatgattgctgagtgtctgttccctttcaGCTCATTGAATAATAAAGTCTGTtcaagaaatttcttccacaacacTCAACCTATATTGTATATTTTACTGACCTTCAATCTCATGGACATGGTAATCTGCTAAGtattataaatacatacactgcgtgtctgtctgtgtgtgtatgtacattttgtattacattgtgtggaCCAGATTTCCTCACGCTGAGATAAAACCTGTAGCtgtttaccttgtggggactttTTGGGATCGCCAGAAGATAACCTCAGGTTTATAAAAGTCTACGAATGCATAAAATTGCTAAAATTCTATTATTTTGTTTGGgtgtttatggttaaggttagggctgggttagggttgccatagttgggattagggttagggttgccatagttgggattagggttagggttgccatagttgggattagggttatggttgccatagttgggattagggttatgctcaTAGAAATAAACagtgagtccccataaagacggACTGTGcgtatttgtgtatgtgtgtgtttgtgtgtgtgcagattttGATATTTAATTTTGATATTTAATTGTTGCGTACTGGTTCATTTCCTGTTATACTCTCAGAAAGACTTAGTTTAACTATGAAGTCATACTTACGTATTAACATTTGATTCATGGTCATTATCACTATAaagactaaaaacatgacaCGATTTGATACATggagttatttattttttatctcgaAATCAGAACAAAGTCACATGAATGCTCTTTCTCACAGCCCAAACACCAAACAAAATCTGTTTATATATGATTTCCAATTCACACAATTTTAACTGCACACTGCTACCTCTCCTATAGACCCTGATATGTAAATTCATACCAGCACTAATTTTAATCTTTGAGGTTAAATGCATATAAGCAGAGCACATTACATGAAGGATCAAACATGAAATAACTGGATTAAAACTCTTCATGTCTCCATCTCTACAGTTTGTGAAGCACAAATTCACAAGGTCATGGCTCtgcagagctcttgcaaagtggaaaacatgcaaacgcgACCCCAGAGCTGTGAGATGGGCGTGATCTTTGGTGAGACCCTGGGTTGTCGTCTTCTTCCTCTTTTGCCTTGACCTTTGATCGTGAGATCAGCCTGACTTCAGGTCTCTTCTGCTAGTGGATCTCCACCCCTGGGCTTGAGCTGTGTTGAACTTGCTTGGTGTCCCAGACTCCAGGGTGTCTTCAGACCTGGCACTTGAACTAAAAAAAGGTTTTCTCCACATGTCAAACCCATCTGCCACAATTTTCCTTTCACTGACTGCTTTGGTTGTTCCCTGGATGAGACTCATACTGATTATACGCAGCAGTAAATCTAACATCAGTTAAACAAAATGAATTACTAATTACCAACAGAATACCATTTCAAGCAGTACACAAAAACTTTAACTGATGTGAATCAAATATAAGCATGCATACCCACACAACTATTCAGATATATTTTCCTGTTCTACCATAATTTTAAGATTCATTTATGTTTTTGCAGAACCTTTATGCATACTGATCCTCATCCTCCTTACTCATTTCTTTAAATGAAGAATTTGTTATTTCTTTTATCTCTTTCATTTTCTCCTCAGATACTGGGGGTAACATTGGCTGTAGCTCCATTACAATCTTCTCCATTCTCTCTTTTGCCTTCAGATCAAATTTCTTCCTGTTCGTTACCACAAGATCCCTTATTGCGTCTTGAGCTGCATCACATGCATCTTGTAATTTTTTGCGTTCAGTCTCAAATTCTGGTCTGTTGGGATCCAGAGCCATGAGTTTACCCAGACTGCTGATCCTGTCCATCAGGTGTTTGTCAGAAACCTCAACGTAGGTCCCTGAGATCATGTTAACCAAGCTGGCTACATTCGACGCAGCAAGGGCCTGCTGGTACATTGCATCTTTGAGATATTTCTTTGTGTCATACGGCAGCTTTTTCTGAGATGCCTGTCCAGCTTTTTTGACAAAATTTGTCAGAGAGGTACTCAAGCAGGATTTGACGATGTTTGAGATCATCTGAAAGAAGCGGACCATCTTCTCCCACTGCTCTTTCACTCTTCCCATCGCATCTAGACCCTTAACCAGCACCTTAATGGTGGTGTTGAAGTCGATCTCTTTTACTTGACAACCCCGCAGTGTGACTAAGATCTCTGTCAGCTCCTTCTGGTTTTTCTCCAGGTTTGCCAAACTCTCTTTTTGCATCTCTCTTGCCTTTTCCAGCTGAGTTTTAGCTTCCTCTATGCGGTAACGGGCGTTCTCCACCGCCATCTCACCTGCCCGTTTCGCTCCACCTTCTTTTGCTTGATGCGGCGGTTCAGGTTGGAAGGCTGGAGTGTTTGTGAAGGCCTTGTTGTCACAGTCTAATTTCCGACACTGCTTCAACAGCTTCTGCATACTTCCAATCAAGTCTTTTGTCTTGGCAGCGTCGCATTTCCCGTCAGGTGCGATCTTTGAGAGCTCAGAGCACAGTTCAATAGCGTCTGTGCAGATGTCGAGTGCGGCCTTTTTGGCTTTACATTCTTTCTCGTCCTCCACTGAAGTTTTTATCTGAGTATATTGTTCCCCCACATACGCCGTCTTTGTTTTGTCTTCCTTTTGATCGTATATCTCAGACCATTTAATTTGCTGTTTGTCAATGAAGCTGTTCAGTGTCTGGGCCAGTTTCAGAATCTGCCCTGCTTTGGAAAGTACGTTGCTCATAGCGCCAACGTCGTCATGGTCCTTTTTGTCCTTTGGTGTTTCTGCCATGCTTTTAGTTGCATGTGAAAATATACCTAACAGACCATCAGTGAGTCCCTCTACAAAGTTCATGCCAATCACATCCCACCCAGACGGCAGTGAATCCATTGCATTATCAAAAGTCTTCTGTGACTCATCTAAACGTTTATTCATGTCCTCAAGCGTTTTCTGAGCCCtttcctttgctttctctgaATCCTCTTTTCTCATATTTGTCTCCTCAATTTTACGCTTGATAGCCTCCAGATCATCACCATATACCTTCTTTGCACTTATACAAGCTTCCAAAAGTTCTTGGATCAGATAAATTACAGCGGTGAACTTTTTCTCTGCTTGATCAGCCAATTTTACACATTCATCTGATAAAGTAGATATTTGTTCTATTTGGTCAGGGAGACAAATTTCAACAAGCTTATCATCCTCCTTCAGTAATATATTCACTGACTCCTTGATGTAAACTGGCACGTTTCCAGTGTGGAGACGGATCTGGTCCATGTTTGTGTGAGCTGTATTGAATGCCGCCCATCCGGCATTAGCCACTTGCATAAGACAGGCACGGAATGAGTCTGGGTACTTGATGTACTGAAACCCATCAGAAGGAGGGTTTTGGCCAATGGAGAAATCTACATTGGAAGAGAGAAAGACCAGCTCCCCTAGAATGGCTATGGAGACTGGGGCAGGTACCAAGTACTCCTCCCAGTTAGCATATGGTTGCATTATTATTTTGGTGTCATCTCTGAAATCCTGAGCCTTGGTAATTGATTGGGTAGCTTTCACTAAGTCTCCCATTGTCTTCTTTCCTGTAAGGAAACAGACACAGGTTATAGATAGTATGTACTAGAGATGCATGATACATACAGAATTGGTGTCGGtcaatattcattaaaaatccATTTATCAGCATTGGTCTGATGTGTCCACATTGGCCGATATTGCCGGCTgatatttaaacaaattttcatattaaaagtaAGACTGTCAGCTGCCTTAATTGAGATTATGCGCTCAGTTTATGTGATTAATCAGGCAGCATTATTCTACAAGTTTGGATTTgtgaataaaaatgtgaataatttGTGCTTAGTTAATTGCCTTTGAGAGTAATTGTTAATGAGACTTCATAATCTACAAATGGATTTtagataaaacattttttgcATGATTTACATTTAAACAAAATGATTTAATGAAGCATTAGAAGACACAACTATCTTTCGATGTATCTTAGTTTTTAATCTACTTATGAATACCTTTAAGGGTGGGATGTGAAAACTCAAATGCTGGAGTcaaattcacctttaaaagataTATTTGTAATGCGTGATGTAATCAGTGATTAAAAAGCAAAGGACTTAATTTTGCAAACATTATGACATTCTAATGTAGATTCTAAGTCAGTGCTCGACAGCAGTGGATCAGACATTCAAGACTTGTCATTTTCTGCTTGTTTTCTGACTTTCAGGCACCATAACTAAATGGGATAAAATGAGTGTTTCTCGTAAAAGCGCCGTCCAAATTGTTAAGAATTACATGGAAGTGACTACATCGACCTCAACAGTCCAAAAAGCACGACACGAGCAGATGAAGAATGTAGTACAGAAAGTTCAATAAATCTACTGTCCTGAGCCAAAGCAGGGCTCTTCAGTCGGCTGTGGGAGTGTGCCTTCACGCGCATTATTATTTAAGAATGAATGATACGCATTAATGCATAAACCATGACAGCTGAAATTAAAAGCTAACAGAAACAGATCTATGCAGGTTATCGCACTGGACAAAACGCTGTTTTGTAGTGAAGGATGAGGGACTGCATTGGCTCATTCACCACTTAGAAGTGGGGTGGCCACTTTAAATCTAAAAAAATACTGTAAGGACCGTCGCTGGCACCACCCGTCCCCCACGACCCTCCACACCCCAGGCTTGCGCCCCACCCCAAAATCTTAATAGCAGTCAGGGGTTGGATAATGTACTTTGAATATGGATAATTAACTAATAGATTGTCTATGGTTATTGAAAGATTTTCATGCGAATTAGCTGTAGCCTAATATGTGCAGATAcacaacagacagcagttatcaAAATGGGAAGAGCTCCACCCAATCAGAAGGGGGCAGGATTCCAATCTGAGGCAACGGGGCATCTGCTTACTGTTTTATAATTTGTGGTGAAATCGAAACATAATTCAAAAGTCATGTAATTTTAATTCACATGTGGGATATTAGTTACTAGTTGGCTTACTGTACAGTTATTTCCCCCAAAAGGGGGTAATATGACCAAAAATGggaattacttaaaaaaaaacctaattCAGACCACAGTAAATAAATTCGGTAAAACTTTCTATGAATGTCATGTCTGTTGGCTAAGAATCTATTAACACATTCATGACACGTTATAAGCATGGCTATGAACATTTATAATAAGGCATAAAACATTATATCTGTTTGTTAAGCATTATGGATGATTTataaagctctcatctataatggcCTATACTGTAGATCCTTCATAAGGCAGTACAAAGCCTCTTTAACGCTTATGCCgataattataatgcattatgaaagtatcTACAGTGCATGATAGATGACAGCTTAATTGGgatttatgaagtattataattaaTACTACTATGTCTTATAACTGTcaaaagaagatgctgtaatgctttattaaatcttatactgaccattataaagcattatgaaggtatctatggtTCTTTATAGATTATGGCTTTCATACATTTTTCTGTAATGATAGCACAGATTATGCAGATTTTAATGAATCAAGAAGAGAAGATTTAAGCACTCTATTTTGTAGTTATGTAACTGTCTGATTATTATATTACATCCATCCAACCCCCCTTGTCCAAAACTGTACCAGCTATTTGGTGTATAAATGGGTGGCTGGTTTTAGTGTAAATGTGGCCCTGGGCCTGCTTAAAATACTCTTTTCTGCTATCGGTGTTTTAACTACCAGACAGCCAACGACGTTTATGCAAGCTTAGATTacgtatttttattattaaatgttAGACAAGTTTCTCTTGCATACCTGTTACACTGTTCATGTAAAATAATCTGGGAAATTTACCATGTAAATTTGCAtacttacctggtgatgcagtaATCAGAACAAATACTTGCAGGTACTTGCAGCTTCCAAGCCTTTCTGTCTCAGACTTTGTGATCTCTGCGGTTGTCGTGAGCAGCTATTATTCTCTGCCCTCTCTGTCCCgccccctgcacccccaccTCTCACATGCATTGATTATTCgttcatgcacacaaacaccatATATGGTTATTTCATGCAAACACACTGCTTTACGGATCAACAATAAATGGTGCTATTACTGTTTTATAAGCGTATTAAGAGCATTGCAGACTTGTCCCTGTTTTCATGTTAACATCAGTCCAAAGTTGGCTCTCCATGTTTTCTTTGTAATAATGACTGTTGCAAACGCTGGAGGGCGCTATTATACATCTATAGGGAAGTTCGACTTTATTTCTCAGTATTCAGTCTATATTTCTAGCTATTTCGGATTTATTTCGGGAAATGGCGACTTTATTTCTCACACttcttactttatttttttttgtctaacaACCAGCCAGTAGCCGGATCCTCCGCTTCTGCTGGCGCTTTACGGTCCGATGCGATGCGCTTACAGTAGCAGGCAGGAGCGGAGGCTGCAGAGGCTGTGTGTCTCCAGGGTTTTCACATTTACAGTCGTCTGTGTGAATGGTCGCCTACATCGGAACATGAGAGGATAACGGTCTCGTAAAAGTTTACCAGGATTCAAACAAACGTATCTTTCACCTAATCATCTGTGATACAGGCATGTCTATCTTTCAAGATACAAGTCCCATGCAAACACTGGCGTCTCACGAATAACTGAATAACTCACACCGAGGCAAAGAAGGCAGTACCAGTGTCATCCCGTTTTACTGTTAAAATGCAGTAAACTAACATGAAATACACAATATCTAAATCCGTATACCGTCCATTTTTCAAAAACCAAAGCGAAAGAAAACAGCGGCGTTTCTTGGTTTTTCTGTTTCAAAATTACAacggaaaaaaagaaaatcaggaaaagaaagaaagaaaaaaacaggcttcgtgtatttctgttttaaaaccaaacAGGAAAACTGTAAATCACGATTATTGTTTCGTTTCTGTGATATTTACGGGAAAACCACTGGATGCCGGACAACTTATAAGACATCAAAAATAGAACATATCcttgcagaaaaaaaacattataggGCAGCATAGCTGGTTACGAGCATGACCAGTATAAAGCGTTCTGGTTATACCGGCATATGTTGTGCAGCTACACCAACACCAAACCATCAGAGACCAGCATGGAAATCATGCTGGTCTATGCGGTTTAGTTTTAACAGGGATTTGGcttatgcactgaccaaaaaaagaataaaaaaatgttgGGCAGGGTGGGGCAGCTTTGTCGGGTAGGAATCAgaatgttgctggttcaaatcccatgatcgGTAGAGTGATCTCACCATTAGGCCAATGACTCAAATTGCTCCAAGGACTTCCATATTAAAAAAACCCCTACAGTTCATATAAGCGGCAcgccctgcccctcctgtcagcATTGGCCCCAGACCTCCTCCCAGGCATGGCCCCTAACGAGCCCTAACAAGCTAGGCCTGGAGCCTATTTCACCTCGCCTCCCTGCCTCCTGGTTAATTACTCCTAGATGTCGTGTGTTAGATTCTTGTGTTAACTGTGTATTTAATTGCTCTCGGGTCCTGTGCCTGCTAGTTTGGTCAGTGTTGCtggtctgtacttctgttcttgctTTGTCTTCTCATTCCCTTCGTGGGGGGTTTTCCGACAAGACGCTGCAGTGAGGGTCGTTCCCCTCCCCGTGTGCCTGATTTTTATATATGTTCACTCACTTTTTTTGGGTGAATGTATCCATTTTTATGAGTAGAAGAAACCCAAGTTTACCAAATAATATTCCCAATGTCATTTAAGGTAAAGGGCCCAATTCAGCATCTGATGCAAAGTGGCACCAGACACGATGTCCATGTCTCTGCCAGTATGAGCATATTCACCATTTTATTGTTGTGTTTTGCACGCAGGCTGCCCAGGGCGTCTGATCGGAACCATTCAGGGGAAAATGGCACAGTAACACAGCCTTTGGAGGGAATCGGGCCGAGCCTTTTCATtggcttggcttaaaaataataaaattctaATTAGAAATAGCAACACTAATGATTACATACAACAAGAAAAAGCCTGAGTCCAGGAattctttatattttcattataTTTTAGTTCAAGTTAAACGTAATAACACGGGTCAAAACCGGCACCCACACTTCTGGTCATTGGAAGGTACTACTCCCCCCACAGGCACACCTACTGACTCAGCAAAAGACGACATGCATTTTTGTGGTATCTTTTGTGACTCAGCAAAAGAGGAAATGCATTTACTGGTTCCACAGAATCAATTTCATCCACAGAATGACTGTGTATCATTCATGAAATGGATTTTGTTCACATTTGTGTTGCGGCTCATTCAGTCATTAATGGGATTGACATTAAGTTAAGGCTGTAAGAACAGCCTTCGATTTAAGGTTGCAGGACTGAGGCCTGGGGGCTGCTATCAGTCAGGGAGGTCATTTACTTGCCATGTTTTGGGATAACATGAATGATCCTCTCCAGGTAGCATGAAGACTGTCCCGTTTATAAAAACCAGGCCGTTCCCAGAAAAACTCCCAATTATCAAGAAAGTCAATGTTTTGAGACGCACACCAAGTCTCTAACCAGTGGTTTAAGGAGAGTAGCCTGCTATAGGTTACATCCGCTCAATAGAGAATTGCTAAGGGACCAGAGACAATTAGAGTCCAACATTTTGTTTTAGCTTTTGCCCACATAGAGCTGAAGCTCCTCTTTAATACCTCGGATTGTCAGGACTTTATGTCGTTAGTTCCAGCGTGAACAGTCAAGATGGAGACTCCATTGCTG from Brienomyrus brachyistius isolate T26 chromosome 3, BBRACH_0.4, whole genome shotgun sequence encodes the following:
- the LOC125739323 gene encoding uncharacterized protein LOC125739323, translating into MGDLVKATQSITKAQDFRDDTKIIMQPYANWEEYLVPAPVSIAILGELVFLSSNVDFSIGQNPPSDGFQYIKYPDSFRACLMQVANAGWAAFNTAHTNMDQIRLHTGNVPVYIKESVNILLKEDDKLVEICLPDQIEQISTLSDECVKLADQAEKKFTAVIYLIQELLEACISAKKVYGDDLEAIKRKIEETNMRKEDSEKAKERAQKTLEDMNKRLDESQKTFDNAMDSLPSGWDVIGMNFVEGLTDGLLGIFSHATKSMAETPKDKKDHDDVGAMSNVLSKAGQILKLAQTLNSFIDKQQIKWSEIYDQKEDKTKTAYVGEQYTQIKTSVEDEKECKAKKAALDICTDAIELCSELSKIAPDGKCDAAKTKDLIGSMQKLLKQCRKLDCDNKAFTNTPAFQPEPPHQAKEGGAKRAGEMAVENARYRIEEAKTQLEKAREMQKESLANLEKNQKELTEILVTLRGCQVKEIDFNTTIKVLVKGLDAMGRVKEQWEKMVRFFQMISNIVKSCLSTSLTNFVKKAGQASQKKLPYDTKKYLKDAMYQQALAASNVASLVNMISGTYVEVSDKHLMDRISSLGKLMALDPNRPEFETERKKLQDACDAAQDAIRDLVVTNRKKFDLKAKERMEKIVMELQPMLPPVSEEKMKEIKEITNSSFKEMSKEDEDQYA